In Motacilla alba alba isolate MOTALB_02 chromosome 17, Motacilla_alba_V1.0_pri, whole genome shotgun sequence, the DNA window GACGCTGCTCCACCCGAGCCTCCTCTCCCGAACGCTGTTTTAAGGTGcctgctgaaataaataagCGTGCTTAAACGGTTCCGatatttctccctctttcttgtTCGGTAGAAGTTGACAGGATATGTAtgaatttgggggtttttgagGGTTTCGACTGGATTGCGATTTGACACTAAACTATTAAATTATATAGGGCTTATATTTAGTTTTATTGCTTCCAAGTTTATCCTAGCATAATCTAATGTGCTCTCTTGGTTTTAACCCGCTCTCATTCCTGCACGGTTCCCGCTATTTCGTTTTCCCGATTAAACATTCTGCACCTCGGATTTAGTAACGCTCATCTCCTCCGCAGCATTTACTGATCCCTTTAGCGCTTTGGGTCACAGCAGATCGCGATCCGAGTTGTTTGGAACCAGCTTGCAgagagctgtgtctgcagcactgTGACTACTAGGGGTTTGATCGTAATTCATTCGGAATTTTATAGCTAGGAAAATATACACACAGACGCGCTCCACATTCACGCACTCACACAGCATTAACTATGCAGACACTCTCAGTATATGCGTAATTCTAAATTTGAAAATGAGCTATCTGTGATTTGCCCTACTCTATTATTATTGCGCCTGTTTATTGAACAGCGTCTTTTCTTGGTTTGAGACTGGAAAAtccaccaggaaaaaaaaaaaaaaaagttctgggTCTGGTCTGGACGCCTCCCCTAAAGCCAAGgtggttttctgtttgtctcGCCCGCTTCCCCGCCTCCTCCCGGGAAGGTGGGATGCGGCGGGACCCCGGGGACCGGGCGCGGGGCCGCTCGGGGTGGCCGGCTCGCAGCCCCCGCTCctctgccaggggagcagcagctcggCCCCGGCCGGCCAGGGGGAGGGGGGAGCCCAGCCGCGCTCGAGAGTTTCTCCCTCTCGCTAACGGTCTGTAATTGTTTTCCCCCAGCAGACCATGCCTTCCATCAGCAGTGACAGGGCTGCCCTGTGCGCCGGCTGCGGGGGTAAAATCTCCGACCGTTATTACCTCCTGGCTGTGGACAAACAGTGGCACATGCGCTGCCTGAAGTGCTGCGAATGTAAACTCAACCTGGAGTCCGAGCTCACCTGCTTCAGCAAGGACGGCAGCATCTACTGCAAGGAGGACTATTACAGGTACAGCCTGCCCTCGGCCGCCAGCCGGGGACGGGGACGCTGCCCGCCGCTCCCCCCCTGAGCAGCCCCCGGCCCGTGAGACTGCCGAGGGGATCCGCGGGCACGCGTGGGGCAGGCTGTGAGCTCCTCGAACCTCCCCCTGGGGCGGGAGACTCGTGCTGAGGATGAGTCCCGTGTTGCCAAGGGGGGGACGCGGCCCGGGCACAGCTTCCCCCCCGCCTGCTTTGGCTACCGGGGCCTTCACCAGGCGTGCCCCGCTCGGGCTCCTGCGCCGGCTGCGGGGCCGCAGCGGGGCCGCTCCTCGCCCGCCGGCGGTGCCTCCTGCGGCCCGGGGGTCGGTGCCTTTTCCCGGTGGGGTCTGGCGGGGCGGGAGCCGCGCCGCGAGGTGCGACACGGGACGGAGACTCGCCGCGCTTCCGCCCCGGGATGCGCTCCCGGCCGGGCTCCGCGAACGTCCCGGGTTGTGCCGCTGCCCCGGCCGAGGCGGCCGCCCCGGGGCTCGCAGCCCTTCGCCGCCCTCCGGGCAGAACCGGCGAAGGACGGGGTGGGGGGGAATGCGCCTCTCACCGTCTCCTCTGGCCTTTCTGTTTTGCAGGAGGTTTTCGGTGCAGAGATGTGCGAGATGTCACCTGGGGATTTCTGCCTCCGAGATGGTCATGAGGGCCAGGGATTTGGTATATCACTTAAATTGCTTCACTTGCACCACTTGCAACAAGATGCTGACCACTGGCGATCACTTTGGCATGAAGGACAATCTGGTGTACTGCCGCCTCCATTTCGAGACTCTCATCCAGGGGGAGTACCAGGTGCATTTCAATCACTCGGATGTAGCCGCTGGGAAGGGCCCGGCTTTGGGAGCGGGCTCTGCCAACACTTTGGGACTGCCTTATTACAATGGCGTGGGGACTGTCCAGAAGGGGAgacccaggaaaagaaaaagcccgGGGCCTGGAGCAGATCTGGCAGCCTACAATGCAGGTAAGAGACCCTTCCCCCAGAACAGTTCAAATGGTCTGTTTCTGTTCACTTCCAAAGGGGGATTTCCGTTTATTTTAGCTTAAACTGTTAATAATAGTTTAGCTGCAGCATAATTATTGAGATCAAGTGCTGTCAAACTGCAATTACAGAAGCTAATATGTTAGCATTTTTCACTtcagctggaaataaaatgttttgaagcaAGGTCATCTGGTTAAGGGGGGGAAGAAGGGGGAGTGCAGCctgaaataaaatctggaaACCAGAGATTTTAAGTTAGCACTTCAGAGGCCCGTGAATTTTCTTTAGTGGCTACACTCTAAAGCTGCTGACGGGTGGATTGTTCAGCCCTGTCCTGAGCTCTTGCACCCCAAAGCTGcggaaggaaggagagagaggaagcGGCCGtttcccaggggctggaggggggcGGACGGGGccgcagggctggctgtgcccggGCACGGGCCGCGGGCAGCAGGTGTCTGCGGGCAGCGCGGAGCCTGCTCACACGGGAGCGAGTTCCGCTGGGGTTTTGTTCGTGAGAGGTGACTCGGAGAGGAGGCGGGAAACTCGCAGcatcccctctgcagcccctgcccctgaACCCAGCCCAGCGGCAGGAGGAACGGGAGCGAGCCTGGCAGCGGCCGGGGCTCTCTGGACCCAGCAGCAAACTTTCGGACGTGTTTCCTCGTTTAACCtccccactgccacagcactgTAATTTTACAGGCAAAGGAATTCGAGCAACCtcctgcccccctcccccccatcCCCGCTCCGCTCTGCCCCTCGCTCCACTTCTCCGTGTAGCTGCCACCAGAACGCTGCCATCCCGGGGGCTTCGTGCGCTGCTGCTCGTatgcaaaggggaaaaaaaaaagaaaaaagattgcacaaacaaaaattcttAGCTGTTGATTTTATTCGAGGACTTGGAGGCGGAGGTGGCCTTCCCCCAGTGCGGCGTTTCCCGAGCCGGGCGCTCGGGCCGTCCCGCCAGACCCTGGGCACCGAACTCGTTTCCCTGCGCCGTCCCGCGCCTCGGTGCCCTCTGTGCTTCTCCGCTGGTCCCagcctgttttctcttttaaccTACCTGCTTCGGACGCGTCCCGCAGGGCACGGATCCGCCTTTCACGTGTTCTTCTTCCCCGGAGAGCGCGTTCGGTGAAGGCCAAGTTTGCTGCGGTTTGTTTGGAGCCGCATCTCTGCGCGCCCCGACAGCTGCGGGCTGCGCCGGGCGGCGCCGCTCCGCCCgcgcggggaggaggaggaggaacgGGGGGAGGAAGGCGCGGGGGGGACACCGAGAAGTGCAGGGACGGCGAGGAGCTCGGGCTTCGGGCCGGGGGAGGCAGCTCGGGACCGGGGGGCGGCGGGTGTTTTGCGCCTGAAGGGAGTAACGATAGCCACGGAATGGGGCGGCTTGCGCTGGAAACGGCCGGGAGAAAAGGCGCGTCTCGAACCGGCAAACGCACCTCGGGAGCGAATTTGCCAGCTATTATTGGCTGAACTAATTGCTGAATAATTTGGAAGTAGCGCAAAAAGCAGTAGCAGTCCCAGTGGTGAAGGTTGATGAAAGGTGGATGTAGTGTTCTCGCGAGTAACAGTTCAGCTTTAAAACATGCATAAAATATGCGTTTTTCCCGTTAAAAAACGTCTCCTTTTCGGAGGGATTAGCTTTTAATTGTCCTTCCGCTGtctccctgtgcagggcagatGTTCAGATTCAAAGGACCTGTAAACCGAATCAGCGGCATCTGTCCTGGGtgggagcacagcctgagaAAGTCCCACTGCTCCCTGACTTCCCAAATAAACCGCCTTTcactgcattttgaaaaattcgTTTACAAAATAATTGCCGTCTGACTTTAGGTCGTTTAGAGCGTGCAACTGAAACTTTAGAGATCTTCTTTGAGTAACCCTTGGCTTCCTCACTTAAGCTATTTATCTACTTAACTATTTACTAGACCTATAATCGACTAATTTATGCGGTAATAAGTGCCATTGATCTTGGAAATCAGACTGGGTTGCTCGTTGATGAAAAATTCCACAAACGAGTAAATGACTGCAAAGCCTTGGATTTTGTGCCTTTAAAAGATAAACAATCTAAAAATGTGGtagtttctctttttatttttagtggaACTGGTAATTTCCTTCTCAGAAATGCATTACAAATGCACAATGTTGTCCTATGAGGGAATCTGTTCCTGGTGATTTGTGTAGAATACTTTGTGTAAATAAATCTACACCCAGAGCTGGTGGGAAAAGGGGACCCATAAACTTGGCAGAGTCgagactgaaataattttgtagatTGCAGCAAATATTCATCTGCAACACGAATTAgactgacctttttttttttttccctttttctacTTAAACGAGACTCCGTTTGCAGGGGGATGATGGGTTTAGATGTGGATAGAGCCTGACAAGTGGAAAATAGCTTAGAAGGATGCTGAAACTTCAAaaagacttctttttctttcttttcttttctctctctctctctctttttttttttttttttttaagtgtgttcCTGTGATCATAATTTCCCCCTTCACTTGTTGGAATGGAGTTTGATGGGTTTTTTAGGTCAGTAAATCAATGGCTGAAAGCTTGCTGAACACAGAAGCACCTGTAAAGAATTCTGAATACTCCCTTTGTGAATTAGACCCCAAACCTCCCACAGTCTGCTATGTTTTATTCATTTGTATCTAGTCTGGCTTAAAGACACTAAAATATCCTGGAAAATGACAGATGTATTGCGCAAACTTGGGGCGCGACGAGCTGATAAAATACCCATAATCTGTACAAACAGCCAAGATACTAAGAAACACTTCCTTCCTCCGCTAGCAGGAAGATGCCTCGTGCTTCGCTGGGTGGGTGACGGAATATCCCGGCGGGATGGACGCCCCCGGCGGATGGGGACTGGGCTGAGGGCGGCTTTTTGCcgggggaggggaggctgcGGAGGAGCCCAGCTCCcgccagggctgggggcagcgcCGGGGACGCCTGGAGCTCACCCTCTCAAGTGGCTGTGTCAAAAGTGGttcggttttttttttttttttccctgacaaaaatggaaaatgggaaaagcctGGAAAGTTTTGAAGAGCGAATCCCTCTTTCCTCCTCGTTTCCCTCGGGACTAAAAGCTCACAAGAAGCAAGAAGCTTCCTTGTGACTGCTGTGACAGAGCGAGCAGACGGGAATCGCGGCTTAAAATCGGATGTCTTGCAGAGATTTCCTAGGAAAAATTAGGGTTTACCCCTTTGCCCCTCTCTTCTTGCTTCTACCCTTTCTGTCCCTTCCTCCCTGGTCACATTTCGGGTCCCCGGGCGCATCTGGCCCTTCCCCAGGGGGCTGGGGTCGGGGATGGGGCAGGCGCCGGCATCGCTCCCGCCCCGGAGGGCGAGAGGGGCCCGGGACGGGCCGGGGTCCctggggcagggccgggcaAGAATCTTCCCCGGGGTCGctggggcagggccgggcaggaAACTTCCCCGGGGTCGCTGGGGCAGGGCCGGGGAGCGGAGCCCGCTGCAGCCCCGCCGCCAGCCCCTTGCCCCGGCGGGCCGGACAGCGCGGAGCCCGGCTcggccggggccgcccgggTTAATCGCGGAGCTCGGGGACTGACCGCGCACTCGCACCGGCCATTCAGCGCCATTCAGCTGGCTTAATTGAGGGGAAAAACCCTGGCGGCGGTTCCTCCCGcggggcccgggcccggccgccccTCCCGGCCCCTTTGTTCtcccgccccgcagccccggcccggccgcgctcccccCGGGGGCCACCGCGGGGCCCGGGCCTCAGGCAGCCCCGGGGGGCACCGGGACGCGCAGCCCCTTTGTCCCAGGCGCTCGGGGAAGGCCGGAGGAAGAGGGCTTCTAATCCTGCTCTCCTCCGTCCTGGCCTTGTGATGCTCGGCCTGGGCTCCTTAAAATTCACTGGCTTTATCTCCTCAGAAACACTTATTGAAAGGTCAAGGTTGAGGCAGCGCTGTTGTGTCTGTTGCTCCATGGCTTGGCAAAGACACGCTCCTTTTAGTGCTGCCAGGCACCTCAGAAGCAGCCAGGGGTACCTTGCCTGCTCCCAATGCCACAGCTTCACCCCTTTTAATGCCTGAGGTGAGAATTTCAGGAATCTGCCTTGTCCTTGtgtcttctccttcctccaaaGAGAAAGACTATGTCTGTTCCTGTCCCAAGTACCACTCTGAGGGCTCTGTCCCACTTCTGTCCCCTTGGAGGATGTGGCTACCACAAAGTCCTCTACAAGCTCCGACCAAACAACGAATGCGGCTGCACCCCTGCCCGGTCTAGTTAACCGCAAGTtccctctccaggcagcaggaggtTAAAACACCCCCTTGACTCCGATTACAGAAGGAAAGGGGTGTATGTTCCTGAGCCGCTACTGAGAGATAATGCACACACAACGTGTCTCTCGTTTCATCACTCTTTCAGAATCAGgattagttttctttcttttggcatAATCTAACATGTCAAGCACAAGCTACTAAGAACAAAATTTTCCCCAAAggaaatttctctttctcatcttCATGTGCCATATCCTTAACAACCTCCTAACTGCTAAGCACACACTTTGCCCCCGGTCCCAAGCCATGGGGGGCTCTGGTGATCTGAGGGTGAAGCAATGTTCCCAAGTTCTCCTCCTCTAGCAGACTTTGCTACaaaagcaccagcacagccagctttATGCTCCTGTTGCTGGGTTTAGGG includes these proteins:
- the LHX2 gene encoding LIM/homeobox protein Lhx2 isoform X3 gives rise to the protein MPSISSDRAALCAGCGGKISDRYYLLAVDKQWHMRCLKCCECKLNLESELTCFSKDGSIYCKEDYYRRFSVQRCARCHLGISASEMVMRARDLVYHLNCFTCTTCNKMLTTGDHFGMKDNLVYCRLHFETLIQGEYQVHFNHSDVAAGKGPALGAGSANTLGLPYYNGVGTVQKGRPRKRKSPGPGADLAAYNAALSCNENDGDHLDRDQQYPSNQKTKRMRTSFKHHQLRTMKSYFAINHNPDAKDLKQLAQKTGLTKRVLQVWFQNARAKFRRNLLRQENTGVDKTSDSTLQAGTPSGPASEISNASMSPSSTPTTLTDLTNPTMPTVTSVLTSVPGSLEVHESRSPSQTTLTNLF